The genomic region CCCTTATCTCTTTCCGCTCCGGCGACCGAAGTAATACGACGACGCCTCGGACTTCCAGTCGAGCTAGATCATCCCTTCATCGCGAGTAAGCCACTGTCGACATTCGCTGACGAGGCACGCGTGAAGAGTCGGATTGCCGACGACAAGTTCCCGCATGCGCCGACATCGGCGACCGAGAAGCCGATGTCGGCGGACCAGGCTTCGGAGTTCACCCGCCGGCTCCAGGAGCGCGATCGGCTACGCACGGAACGCGACATTCTAGAACGGCTGGTCGCGATTGCTGAAGAAATCTGGACATAAGCTTCCGTTCATCAACAGATTCCCCCGGGAAGTGCAGTCTTCTCTTTGAGCTGGCGCCAAACCATACCTTCGAGACGACGCCCTCGAGCCCGATCTTGCAGGCGTGTTCGAACATCTCGCGGCCTTCGATCTCGAAGCTTTCGCTGAACTGGATCTCGGTGCCGTCGATGATCTTCTTGAGTTCGGTCTTGCGCTGGAAGAGCGGCAGCTTCCGGGTCGCGGCCATTCAGGTAACAGGAGATCGAAGGCGACCAGTACGATGCTGGTCGACCGGCCTTTCAGTTCGTTCGGAAGGACCGAGAAGTCCGTGGTGTCGTCCGCGGCGGCGACAACGACTTCACCGTCCACGATCGCCGATCCCGCCTTGATGTGCCAGGCGTCATTGGCGACCTTCTTGAAGCGGTTGGTCCAGTCGTGACCGCGGCGGGTGAAGACCTTCACGGCTTCGTTCGCCAGATGGACCTGGACGCGGTAGCCATCGAACTTGATTTCGTGAATCCATCGCGCTCCGGACGGCACCTTCTCGATCGATGATGCCAAGGCCGGTTCTACGAAGCCCGGGAACGGCGCCTTCACGCCGATCGCCGCCGGTTTACGCCGCTGAAACGCCACGCAGGACTCCAACGCACAACTAAGCAGATTCAAGCCGGGACGGCAGGATTCGTTTCCGGAACCCGCGAATCCTTGCGGCGTTGCATCGCCATGAGTTCGCAAGAGGAGGAGCCGATGGCCGCAGCAAAGAAGAAGACCGCGCGTGGACGCAAACAGGACCCGGGCCCGCGTGGCCAATGGGCAGGACTACGAAGTCCGCTACGAAGCGAAGAAGACAGGCCGCTCGGCATCGGCCGTGAAGAAGGCCGTCAAGAAGGTCGGCAATTCCCGCAAGCGCGTCGAGAAACGTCTAGCCCGCTAGGACGCCTCTGAGCCGCTCGGATAGCGAAGCCGTTATCCGGATTACGGGCAATGGCCACCGAACAGAAGCTGATCAGGTCACCGAAGAAGAGGCCTCGGCGCAAGCCGCGCGAGGAGATCGTCGACTACGTCCTGGCGATCGAGGACTGGGACTGGGGCTACTCATTTTCGCTCAACAGCGAGCGGCAGCCGATCGACCCGTACGACGAATTCCGTCACTTGCAGATCAAGGGGCGGCTCCTGCGGCCGGCGGGGCAGAAGACCGACAGGGCGGAGATCTCGCTGCTCCCCTCGTCCGACCTGGAGGAGGAGCGGCGCAGGGACTTGCACCCGATCGCGTTGGGGTCGCTCCACGTCACGCAGGACGCGATCTTGGGCAACATCGGAATCCCACGAGACGCGCTAACGCCGATCCTCCAGATGCTGATCGCCGGTAGGTTCAGGTTCGTCCTGATGCGGGGCACCCGATTCCGGCATCGCAGCGCCAAGGTGAACAGTCTGCGGCTCGAGACGAAGCTGACCGAAGACGATCTGGCGCTCGAAGAGGAGTCGGCCGTCTGACCGGCCGCTCCGCCGCTCGCCTGTCAGGCCTCGCTGGGCCCGGAGTAGATCGAGTTTGGGGGCGTCGTGCGCGGTAGGGGGAGCGGGCGCTCCGGCGGGGCGGATCGCGACGCTTGGCCGCCCTTCGCATCATACCGCCTCGCCAAGTCCAGGAGGCGTCGCCGGGTGAACGGGTCGGCCCTTTCGGCAATGGTCCGGACCCGGTGCGCGAGACCCCGATAGAATTCCTGCTCCATGGCACCCCCCCCACGACATCACTTCTCAAATTTGCGTGGCCCGCAGGCGAGGAGTCAAGCGGCGCCAGTGCCACGACGGCGGTCCTGAAAACCTTGCATCGTGCGCTTGTACCGACGCCTCCGGCGGGCCTAAGCTGCCGGCGGCAGGGAAATTCGACATGACGGTGCTGCACCCGATCCGGAAGGCGTGTCCGGTCTGCGGAAGGCCCATGAAGCTCGTCAAGAACGACGCGAGCCCCGGCAGGGAGCGCTATGTGTGTCCGGTCTGCGACGACGACCCGCTGCATGACCCTGCCGCTCTCAAGTGGGTGGACAGTCCGTTGAAGCCACCCGCGGACTGAGCTCTCCGTCAGCCGGAACGGGAGTTAGATGCGGCTGGAGAACCGGGTGAAGGCGGTCAGCCTTTGCACGTTGGGCTCGACATCCTGCATGTAGATCTGGGTCCGTAGGAACGCGATCTCGTCGTCCAGACCGCTCTCATCGACATCTCTGAACCAGGACTTGGGTCTGCCGTCGCTGCCGTCATTCCAGCGATAGCCGCGCCGTTTCAGCGAGTCCTTGAGCTCGAATGCGGTCTGCTCCGCCCAGATCCGCAGCGTCGGCCTGCGGGCGGTCTCGAGGAGGAGCGCGAGCGCCGGCGCACCGGTCGTCGGCAGTACGAAGTCCAGGACCTCCAGCAGCGCGTGGCAGTCATCGACGGCGCGGTGCGCCTGGTGGAAGTAGCCGGCTCCGTTCAGGAGATAGCCGAGCTGCGAGCCTGCGAAGCCATGTTTGCGCCAGTCGATCTCGCTCATGCTGCAGCCCCAGGCCTTGTGCTCGAACACGGGCCAGTAGCGCTCGACGAACCTCCTGTCGAAAGCGCTGTTATGCGCGATCGTGATGAGCCCGCTTTCGGCGAAGGCCGTTACGGCGGCATCGTCAAATTTGTGCCCCGTGACCATTTCGTTGGTGATGCCGGTGAGCGCCGTCACTTCCGCGGAGATCGGCGCGCTCGGTTCGTTGAAGGCGGAGAACGTGTCTCTGACGCCGACGATCCGCCCGTCCGACGTGTAGTCGAACTTGACCATCCCGAGCTCGATGATCTCGTCCTTCGAGTGGTCGAGGCCGGTGGTCTCGGTGTCGAGCAGAATGCCGGTCCTGACCTCCTGCCCGGCCGCCGGCGTGTAGGGAGGACGGGCGATCAGGCGTCGAAGAACCCTGTAATCGGACGACTGAGCCAAGGCGTCGGCCATTGCAGCCAGGTTCGCCGGGTCCAGAGTGTTGTGTCTGCGGGGCTGGGTCAGCGCGTCCATGGTCCACAATACCGGCCAAAAGCTCCACGAGGTACCTGGAAAACAAGCGATTCACGACATTTTCGGACGTGCCCGGGGGGCGCTGCGGGAAGATGGCCAATTTTCCCGTTGGCGGGCCCGGAGCATGTCGGAACCGGCGGGCTCCGTTCGTCTTGAATCCAGCATCGTCCCTCCGGAGTACCGCGTTCATGGCCCCCCGCGCCAACTGGAAAGGTTTTCTGCGTCTCTCCCTCGTGACCTGTCCGGTCGCGCTCTATCCGGCCACCTCCGAAAGCGAGAAGATCTCGTTCAACCAGCTGAACCGCGCGACGGGCCACCGCATCAAGTACCTGAAGGTCGACGCGGACACTGGGGACGAGGTGCCGAACGAGGACATAGTGAAGGGCTACGAATTCGATAAAGGCCAGTACATCGAGGTGACGAAGGAGGAGCTCGAGGAGATCGCTCTCGAGTCTACGCGCACCATCGAGATCGACGAGTTCGTCGACAGGTCCGACATCGACCCGCGGTATCTGATCCGCCCCTACTATTTGCGCCCCGACGGCAAGGTCGGGCACGACGCTTTCGCGGTGATCCGCGAGACCATCCGCGAGATGGACAAGGTCGCGATCGGGCGGGTGGTGCTGACCAACCGCGAGCACATCATCGCGCTCGAAGCGCGCGACAAGGGCCTGATCGGCACGCTGCTGCGCTATCCCTACGAGGTCCGGAGCGAACAGGAATATTTCGACGAGATTCAGGACGTGAAGGTCACCAAGGACATGCTCGACCTCGCCAAGCACATCGTAAACCAAAAGGCGGGGCGGTTCGATCCGGAGAAGTTCGAGGACCACTACGAGACCGCGCTGGTCGACCTGATCAACCAGAAGAGGGCCGGCAAGGTCATCCGCCCGAAGGAACGACCGAAGGGCGAGAACGTCGTCGATCTGATGGACGCGCTTCGCAAGAGCGTGGGTGGCGCTGCGGCCGAGGCGGCGGCGCCAAAGAAGCCCGCCAAGAGGCCTAAAAAGGCGTCGGCCGGCCAGAGGGAAATGCTGATGCCGATCGCCGGCAAGAAGCCGGCGAAGGAGACCGCCGCCAAGAAGCCGGCGGCTGGAGCGCGGCGGAAGTCTGCCTAGAACGCAGGCTCGCTTCCAATGGCCCCTTCTCTTTTGATAGACGACGAGATCCGACGGCTCCGTTGATCTTCTTTGCGATATGCTCGATAGTTTGCCCAGGCCCAGGGAGCAGCGGGGTTGGCCGTGGCTGAACTAGGATTGCCAGAGACGCAATATGCGCAGAGCGGCGATTTCGCCATCGCCTACCAAGTAATGGGTAGCGGGCCAATCGACATTGTCCTGGTCCCCGGCATCATCTCGCATGTCGACTATCAACATGAGCTGCCGGGCTACACGCAGGTTCTGCGCCGGTTGGCCAAGTTCTCCAGAGTCATCGCCTTCGACAAGAGAGGACAGGGCCTCTCCGACAGGCTGGCCGACGTGCCTTCTCTCGATGAGCGCATCGACGACGTGCGCGCGGTCATGGACGCGGTCGGATCTCGGCGAGCCGCGCTGGTCGGATTCTCCGAGGGCGCCTCCATGAGCGTTCTGTTCGCGAGCACCTATCCGGAGCGTGTGTCTCACTTGGTTCTTTTCGGCGGACTCGCCCGCGTCGCCGACCTTTTTCCGCCGAATCTGACCCCGGCGGCCGCCGAAGAAAGGCTGGCGAACCTTGTCAAGCGGTGGGGTAGCGGAGCGTTTTTGGGGAACGTCTTCGCGAGTGACGCCTCGAACCCGGAGGCTGTCGCGCGCATCGCCAAGTTCGAGAAGCTGGCGAGCAGTCCGGGCGCCATCAAGGCCTACATCATCTCAAACCGCCGGATAGACGTCACCGGCATTCTTCCGTGTGTCCGGGCTCCAACGCTCGTACTGCACAGGGCGACGGACAAGCAGGTGCCGGTCGCCTTGGGCCGACGTATGGCGGAGGAAATCCCCGGTGCGAAGTACATCGAATATCCGACAGGAGATCACGCGTTCTGGACCGGCGATACCGAAACGGTGGTCGGCGATATCGAGGAGTTCGTCACGGGGCATCGTGATACCGGAGACGCTGACCTGGAGCGGATTCTCGCAACCGTCATGTTCACGGACATTGTTGATTCCACGCGACAGGCCGCCGAGATCGGCGACCAGAAGTGGCGGAGCCGTTTGGATCAGCACGACGAGCTCGCGCGTCAATTCATTGAAAGGCACCGAGGCAATCTGGTCAAGACCACCGGTGATGGCGTGCTCGCGACCTTCGACGGGCCGGGCCGGGCCATCCGCTGCGCCCTGTCGTTCAGCAATGCTGCGCGCCAGATCGGTTTGCCAGTGCGGGCTGGTCTGCACACCGGAGAGATCGAGGTGCGGGGGAGTGACATCGGCGGCATCGCGGTTCATGCAGCGGCCCGCGTCATGTCGCAATCCGGGCCCGACGAGGTTCTGGTCTCGCGCGTGGTGACCGATCTCGTCGCCGGCGCCGGTCTGCGCTTTACCGAACGCGGTTCGTATGAGCTCAAGGGATTGCCGGGCAAGTGGGACTTGTTCGCGGCTAATGGCTAGTCTCGGATTCGGGATCGCAGGATTGCCGCCCCGATCAGGGGAAAAAATTGCGCCGCGTCTCCTGCCCGGCGGCCGCGCCCTTCAACAGTCCTGCTCGTCTCCGGATGGGCACTCGGGGCAGGTGTCGCCGATCGAATCCAAGACCTCACGGAGCTCGGCGATGGCCGCATTCATTGGAAGGCCGCGCGGCGGATCCTGCCTGGCGATTTCGAATGCCCGCTCTCGTGCGTGCGGATCGGCCCGATCCTTGGCCCATCCGTGCTCCTCGCATTCGTGGATCGCCCCGGCTTCCTGCAGCACGGAGATCGCCCAGCCGCGCAGCGTCCGGATCGCCGGCCGTCGTTCCTTCGTCCTCAGCATCGAGATCGCTCCTGCCGGGACGAATCCTTCCGCCCGCCCGCTCGTTCCGCGCGGTTAGCACGGGTCAGGGATTCGCAATCGGCAGGGCTTCGGCTTGTCCACCTGTTCCGCAGCGCCTGTGGAGAATGCTACGTCGCCGGCGCGGGGTCTTCCTTCGTGCCGTGGGCGACGATCTTGAGCGTCCCGTCAGGAAGCGGCCGCTGCAGCTTCAGCGCCTCCTCGGCAGGCGCCGTCATCCAGGTCTCGACCTCGTCCGGTGTAGTCAGGATCACGGGCATCGCCTTCGGATGGATGGCGAAGACTTCGGCGTTGGCCTCCTTCGTCAGGAACGCGTAGAGGTCGTTGGTGATCTCGCCTTCCTTGATCTTCCGGACCGAGGTCCAGCTGGTCCAGATGCCGGCGAAGCAGGAGACTCTCGTCGAAGGCGACGCATTCGGGCATCGGGCAGGCCTGATAGCGAACTGAGGTTTCGCGTCCATCGCCAATGGCATTCTCAAAGGTCTGGCAGTTTTATGCCCATCTCCCTCAATCTCTGCAAAGAGTAGTAGCATTGTCCGCCTCGGCAGACGCAACCTGCCCCGCACGATGTCCCATCGTCTTTGCCGGCGCAAGGATTCAATCCGCTAGGTCGCGACAATGGAAAGAATGTCTCGCCGTCGATGACTACTCCCTTGCTGGGGTCCACCGAGCCGTTCCCGTTATCTGCTCCGGACATCTGCGAGCTCCCTATCTAGCTTGGCTTCGTATCGCCGCTGCGGTCGCGTTTCCCGCGACCGCAGCGTCGTGCTGGACCGCAGCCTGGAGGGCAAGTTGCGCGGATCCGGCGGGCCCTGCGGGTTTTGCGAGCGGGCCGAGCGTTATGATGACTTGACTGGTCTTGGTACGCGATCCGCCTAAGAACGGCGCTCCGGGATTGACAGTTAACCGGATGAACTTCCAGCTTGGAGTGAAGTCGCCGCCTACCGAAACGACGAAGGTCAGAGTTTCTTGGAAGGTAGAGAATTGGGGATACTCGATGGGTCTCGTGCGAGCCTCGTTTCCGGCAGCTATCGATGCCTTGTCGTAGATGAACTCGTCGATATTAAGATCGCTGGAAACGGTGACCCCGTCTTCCAAAGCGCTGCAATCAAGCCCCTGTCGAGCATGGCTAGTGAGAATTGCCTCCTTCAACAGCGTCTTGTTCTCAAGCGTGAAGGTGATCGCCTCGTTTCGTGTCGAATGTGCCGAACCGGACACTCCACCCGCTGCCGAAAATATATCGGAGCCGCCTATCGGGGTCGTGTAGAGGATGCCCGGATTGACGTTCGAGGTTTCTTCCCACGTGAGGTTGAGAGAGATGCTCGTGCCCCACCCCGTCAGCCATGGTACTTTCCCCGTGCTGACCGCCCGATATAGCCCCTTGGTGACCTCGCACCGAATGTTGGCGATGATGTTGCTCTCGATCTTTCCCTGCCTCGACATGCCGTTTCGCGGATCGACGTCATTCTGCACTAGAGCATTTCACATTTTGATTGAAGCGTAACCGGCGTTAGCGAAGTAGTTGGCACATTCACGAGGCTGGATGTCCTGGACGAGGTGACCGATGTGGCGCCAAGTGTCCTCGATGGTGCGCTTTTGAGCTTGCCGCATCCAATGTTTGATCTTGGAGAAGGCCTGTTCGATCGGATTGAGGTCGGGCGAGTATGGCGGCAGGTACCAGAGCCTGGCGCCAGCCGCCTTGATCATCTGCCTGACGGCTCTCGACTTGTGGCTTCCGAGATTGTCGAGAATGACGATATCGCCCTCGCGCAGGGTCGGAAGGAGGAGGTGCTTCACGTAAGCGCGGAAGCATTGGCCGTTGATCGGCCCATCGAAGACGCAGGGGGCGGTGAGCTGGTCGTGGCGGAGTGCGCCGAGGAATGTGAGGGTACGCCAGTGCCCGTGCGGGGCGAAGCCGCGCAGGCGTGCCCCTTTGGGGCCCCAGCCCCGCAAGGGGGCCATGTTGGTCTTGATCCAGGTCTCATCGATGAAGACGAGCCGGCCCGGATCAAGTCCGGTCTGCCAGGACCGCCAACGCTGGCGCCTACGAGAGACGTCGGCGCGAGCCTGTTCGAGCGCGAACAGTGTTTTTTTTGAACCGCAGCCCTTCCCGACGCAGGAACAGCCAGACTGCATTGTGTGAGACCTTAACCCCACGGGCAGCCAGCTCCGCCTTCAGACCATGCAGCGTCAGGTGCGGCGTCTGAGTGATCCGCTCGACGATGAAGGCGCGGTGCGGATCAAGCACAGGCTTGCGGTGACCACCCATCTTGCCAGGCGCTACCGAGCCGGTCGTTCGATAACGCTGCGACCACTTCACAACCGACGAGACCGCAACACCAAACCGTGCCGCCACAGAACGGCAGCTCTCACCCTTGGCAACCGCGGATACCGCACGCTTACGTAAATCGTTGGAAATTGGTCGGACCATGGGATGCTGGCCTCCAGCCCAGCCAGCATCTTGAATCATATTCGCCCCAGATCCGGAATCCCTTCCGATTCAATAAATTCGTGAACCGCTCTAACGGATCTTTCTGAGGCACGTACAGTCCGCATCCCGAAAGTATCGAAATCACTGATGCTGCTGCCGCAGCGCGGCGAAAAATGGTCACGGCGTCCCCCAACGATCCGTTTCGACTATAGATTGCTCAATGCGGGTAGATTAATTCGAAGTTTAGTCGCAAGCATAGCGAAAAATCATGAGCGTCGAGGCGGCGATGCGGCGATGCGGCGAGCCGCGATTAGTTAAACGAACTGCAAACAGTAGTCGGTCGACTGGTCGCCTGTCCTGCTCTCACGCCATGGTCCAATCTACGTCAGCGTCATCTTCCATCCGATGCAGCCGGCGCTGATCCTGAACTCTTTGAAGGCCAGGCCACCGGTATGCAGGACACTCGGCTTGCCAATTGAGCATCGAGAATAATCTGCTGATGATCTGACCTGCGATCTGTCCGGACATTTCCTGTCAGACAAAGTGATCTTCGCCGCATTCCGCA from Bradyrhizobium sp. CB1015 harbors:
- a CDS encoding adenylate/guanylate cyclase domain-containing protein; the encoded protein is MAELGLPETQYAQSGDFAIAYQVMGSGPIDIVLVPGIISHVDYQHELPGYTQVLRRLAKFSRVIAFDKRGQGLSDRLADVPSLDERIDDVRAVMDAVGSRRAALVGFSEGASMSVLFASTYPERVSHLVLFGGLARVADLFPPNLTPAAAEERLANLVKRWGSGAFLGNVFASDASNPEAVARIAKFEKLASSPGAIKAYIISNRRIDVTGILPCVRAPTLVLHRATDKQVPVALGRRMAEEIPGAKYIEYPTGDHAFWTGDTETVVGDIEEFVTGHRDTGDADLERILATVMFTDIVDSTRQAAEIGDQKWRSRLDQHDELARQFIERHRGNLVKTTGDGVLATFDGPGRAIRCALSFSNAARQIGLPVRAGLHTGEIEVRGSDIGGIAVHAAARVMSQSGPDEVLVSRVVTDLVAGAGLRFTERGSYELKGLPGKWDLFAANG
- a CDS encoding Ku protein, with the protein product MAPRANWKGFLRLSLVTCPVALYPATSESEKISFNQLNRATGHRIKYLKVDADTGDEVPNEDIVKGYEFDKGQYIEVTKEELEEIALESTRTIEIDEFVDRSDIDPRYLIRPYYLRPDGKVGHDAFAVIRETIREMDKVAIGRVVLTNREHIIALEARDKGLIGTLLRYPYEVRSEQEYFDEIQDVKVTKDMLDLAKHIVNQKAGRFDPEKFEDHYETALVDLINQKRAGKVIRPKERPKGENVVDLMDALRKSVGGAAAEAAAPKKPAKRPKKASAGQREMLMPIAGKKPAKETAAKKPAAGARRKSA
- a CDS encoding 3'-5' exonuclease; amino-acid sequence: MDALTQPRRHNTLDPANLAAMADALAQSSDYRVLRRLIARPPYTPAAGQEVRTGILLDTETTGLDHSKDEIIELGMVKFDYTSDGRIVGVRDTFSAFNEPSAPISAEVTALTGITNEMVTGHKFDDAAVTAFAESGLITIAHNSAFDRRFVERYWPVFEHKAWGCSMSEIDWRKHGFAGSQLGYLLNGAGYFHQAHRAVDDCHALLEVLDFVLPTTGAPALALLLETARRPTLRIWAEQTAFELKDSLKRRGYRWNDGSDGRPKSWFRDVDESGLDDEIAFLRTQIYMQDVEPNVQRLTAFTRFSSRI
- a CDS encoding IS630 family transposase (programmed frameshift), which encodes MVRPISNDLRKRAVSAVAKGESCRSVAARFGVAVSSVVKWSQRYRTTGSVAPGKMGGHRKPVLDPHRAFIVERITQTPHLTLHGLKAELAARGVKVSHNAVWLFLRREGLRFKKTLFALEQARADVSRRRQRWRSWQTGLDPGRLVFIDETWIKTNMAPLRGWGPKGARLRGFAPHGHWRTLTFLGALRHDQLTAPCVFDGPINGQCFRAYVKHLLLPTLREGDIVILDNLGSHKSRAVRQMIKAAGARLWYLPPYSPDLNPIEQAFSKIKHWMRQAQKRTIEDTWRHIGHLVQDIQPRECANYFANAGYASIKM